In one window of Maribacter sp. BPC-D8 DNA:
- a CDS encoding gliding motility-associated C-terminal domain-containing protein, with product MKKTHIYKTIFLSIVTTILGVLVSNAQFLLQAPTDSDQNNFRWYEASDTATVLGTDSFYEVTQPGIYFATYDGTLCGSNATGYFIVTDCNNPDNEVTMDITSNVPSTASVSWSPPLPGDQLSPMVIATDAVVRYTAMVTKAGNTFSLPNFTVVCLPEAADLEDDLVTTDEEVPVIIDIYGNDADLPDVGALTTTDPANGTVTIDDGGTPNNPLDDIVTYTPDEDFNGTDTFDYTICNAYGDCSTATVTIEVLPILDTNDDSIAIDINAITAIDTWQVNDNDLPTDGTFSVTQPTNGSVTVDDNGTPNDPSDDIPTYFPNNNYLGTDAFDYTVCDAVGNCSTSTITILINPLGVDMDSDDDGIVDSFEDLNLDGDNDPSTDPTDSDGDGFPDYLDIDADGDGIPDNVEAQATADYIPPSGIDANTNGLDDAYEANGLTGLFPVDTDGDNLPDYLDEDSDNDNVLDAIEAHDYDHDGIADVVMIGSDKDNDGLDDGYEGAISVDIDVNDEIDDPYAQLPNTDSDEESDYRDTDDDDDGIETRDEDVNLNGDYVDDDSDDDGIPNYLDSDLGQLEEEIEIFNVITPNGDGIHDVLRIDGLQNYPNNTLKVYNRWGIAVYMTKAYDTEGNVFDGTSEGRVTVDMDSKLPVGTYFYILDYELPNGETKTLSGYIYINR from the coding sequence TTGAAAAAAACGCATATATATAAAACCATATTTCTCAGTATCGTTACTACGATACTGGGGGTATTGGTATCTAATGCCCAGTTCTTACTTCAGGCACCTACGGATAGTGATCAAAATAACTTTCGTTGGTATGAAGCTTCAGATACGGCAACGGTACTAGGTACAGATTCTTTTTACGAAGTAACCCAACCAGGTATTTACTTTGCAACATACGATGGTACCTTATGTGGTTCTAATGCAACAGGTTACTTTATTGTAACCGATTGTAATAATCCAGATAATGAAGTAACGATGGATATTACTTCTAACGTACCAAGCACTGCTTCGGTAAGTTGGAGTCCGCCATTACCTGGTGATCAATTAAGCCCCATGGTTATTGCTACCGATGCTGTGGTAAGATATACGGCAATGGTTACAAAAGCAGGTAATACTTTTAGTCTACCAAATTTCACGGTAGTGTGTTTACCTGAAGCTGCAGATTTAGAAGATGACTTGGTAACTACAGATGAAGAAGTACCGGTTATTATAGATATTTATGGCAATGATGCCGATTTACCAGATGTAGGTGCTTTAACAACCACAGATCCGGCAAATGGTACGGTAACAATTGATGATGGTGGTACACCAAACAATCCGTTGGATGATATTGTTACTTATACTCCTGATGAAGATTTTAACGGTACAGACACTTTCGATTATACAATTTGTAATGCTTATGGTGATTGTAGTACCGCTACGGTAACCATAGAGGTATTGCCAATATTAGATACTAACGATGATTCTATCGCTATTGATATCAATGCAATTACAGCTATAGATACTTGGCAGGTAAACGATAATGATTTACCTACAGATGGTACGTTTAGCGTAACGCAACCAACGAATGGTTCGGTAACTGTTGATGATAATGGTACACCGAATGATCCATCCGATGATATTCCGACATACTTCCCGAATAATAATTACTTAGGCACAGATGCTTTTGATTATACTGTTTGTGATGCTGTTGGCAACTGTAGTACATCGACCATAACAATTCTTATCAATCCTTTAGGTGTTGATATGGATAGTGATGATGATGGTATCGTTGATAGCTTTGAAGATCTTAATTTAGATGGCGATAATGACCCATCTACCGATCCAACAGATTCTGATGGTGACGGCTTCCCAGATTATTTAGATATCGATGCAGATGGTGATGGTATACCAGATAATGTTGAAGCTCAAGCGACGGCAGATTACATTCCGCCTTCAGGGATCGACGCGAATACCAACGGGTTAGATGATGCGTATGAAGCTAATGGTTTAACTGGATTATTCCCTGTGGATACAGATGGAGATAATCTACCTGATTATTTAGATGAGGATAGTGATAACGATAATGTGTTAGATGCAATCGAAGCTCATGACTATGATCATGATGGTATTGCAGATGTTGTTATGATTGGTTCAGATAAGGACAATGACGGTCTAGATGATGGCTATGAAGGTGCAATTTCAGTTGATATTGACGTCAATGATGAAATAGATGATCCATACGCACAATTGCCAAATACAGATAGTGATGAAGAATCAGATTATAGAGATACCGATGATGACGATGATGGTATCGAAACAAGAGATGAAGACGTCAACCTTAATGGAGATTACGTTGATGATGATTCTGACGATGATGGTATACCAAACTACTTAGATTCAGATTTAGGTCAGCTAGAAGAAGAAATTGAAATTTTCAACGTTATTACACCTAATGGTGATGGCATTCATGATGTTCTTAGAATAGACGGTTTACAGAATTACCCGAACAATACATTGAAAGTCTATAACAGATGGGGTATTGCGGTGTATATGACAAAAGCATATGATACCGAAGGTAATGTCTTTGATGGAACGTCTGAAGGTAGGGTAACCGTTGATATGGACAGTAAATTACCAGTAGGTACATATTTCTATATTCTAGATTATGAATTACCGAACGGAGAAACAAAAACCTTGTCTGGTTACATATATATAAATAGATAA
- a CDS encoding type IX secretion system membrane protein PorP/SprF gives MLNTYITILKKNFLKRAVAIVAVCFGVFSYGQQDAQYTQYMYNTISVNPAYAGSRGHISMGALHRSQWVGLDGAPTTQTINVHSPIGYRGVGLGLSIVNDEIGPTSETNFDIDFSYTVWTSEEGRLSFGLKASANLLDVRFSELNQYTTDPTLQQDIDNRLSPNIGAGIYYHTERFYAGLSVPRFLETSHFQETNLSTAKEQMNLYLITGYVWDLNESVKFKPALLTKVVQGAPLQLDLSANFMFNEKFILGAAYRWDAAFSGMVGFNVSNKFLIGLAYDKETTDLGNTAFNDGSFEIIFRYDFIMTKNNLKSPRFF, from the coding sequence ATGTTGAACACATATATAACCATACTTAAAAAGAATTTTCTAAAACGAGCTGTTGCTATAGTGGCAGTTTGTTTTGGAGTATTTTCTTATGGGCAGCAAGATGCACAGTATACACAGTATATGTATAATACTATAAGTGTAAACCCTGCATACGCGGGTTCTAGAGGGCATATTAGTATGGGTGCTTTGCATCGTTCTCAATGGGTAGGTTTAGATGGTGCGCCAACTACGCAAACTATTAATGTGCATTCACCTATTGGGTATAGAGGTGTAGGTTTAGGCTTGTCGATAGTTAATGACGAAATAGGGCCCACTTCAGAAACTAATTTTGATATTGATTTCTCATATACGGTATGGACATCGGAAGAAGGTAGATTAAGTTTCGGATTGAAAGCCAGCGCTAACTTATTAGATGTTAGGTTTTCAGAATTAAACCAGTATACAACAGATCCAACCTTACAACAAGATATCGATAATAGACTTTCACCAAATATTGGAGCGGGTATTTATTATCATACCGAAAGATTCTATGCAGGTTTATCCGTACCTCGATTTTTAGAAACATCACATTTTCAAGAAACCAACCTTTCTACGGCTAAAGAACAAATGAACCTTTATTTAATAACTGGTTATGTTTGGGATTTGAATGAGTCTGTAAAGTTTAAACCGGCATTGCTTACCAAGGTGGTACAAGGAGCACCCTTACAATTAGATTTATCGGCAAACTTTATGTTTAACGAAAAGTTTATTTTAGGAGCTGCCTACAGATGGGATGCCGCATTTAGTGGTATGGTAGGTTTCAATGTATCTAATAAATTCTTAATTGGTTTAGCGTATGATAAGGAAACTACAGACCTTGGTAATACTGCTTTCAATGATGGCTCTTTTGAAATCATTTTCAGATACGATTTCATTATGACCAAGAACAACTTAAAATCTCCTCGTTTCTTCTAG
- the idi gene encoding isopentenyl-diphosphate Delta-isomerase: MKEEQVILVNENNEQIGTMAKMEAHEKAVLHRAFSVFITNDNGEIMLQQRAASKYHSPLLWTNTCCSHQRVGETNIEAGKRRLQEEMGFQAELKELFSFIYKAPFDNGLTEHELDHVMIGSYNAEPNINPDEVEAWKWMSPEAIKEDISNNPKEYTAWFKIIFDKFYEHLFKMPAK; the protein is encoded by the coding sequence ATGAAGGAAGAACAGGTAATTCTCGTAAACGAAAATAACGAGCAAATAGGCACTATGGCCAAAATGGAAGCCCATGAAAAGGCAGTTTTGCATAGGGCATTCTCAGTATTTATTACAAATGATAACGGTGAAATTATGCTGCAACAACGAGCGGCATCTAAATATCATTCTCCGTTATTATGGACAAATACATGTTGTAGTCATCAACGTGTAGGTGAAACTAATATTGAAGCAGGTAAACGTAGACTTCAAGAAGAAATGGGGTTTCAGGCAGAATTAAAAGAATTATTTTCCTTCATTTATAAAGCTCCTTTCGATAATGGTTTAACCGAACATGAATTAGATCATGTAATGATCGGTAGTTATAATGCAGAACCAAACATTAATCCTGATGAAGTAGAGGCATGGAAATGGATGTCACCTGAGGCTATAAAAGAAGATATCTCTAATAATCCTAAGGAATACACGGCTTGGTTTAAGATTATCTTTGATAAGTTTTACGAACATTTATTTAAAATGCCAGCGAAATAA
- a CDS encoding 6-pyruvoyl trahydropterin synthase family protein, with the protein MKVKVSRKAHFNAAHRLYRKDWDDNKNTEIFGKCNNPNFHGHNYELVVSVTGEIDAETGFVMDMKVLKDLIKVEIEDYLDHKNLNIEVPEFKTLNPTAENISVIIWQKLRPHIQKSHDLEVVLYETPRNFVTFSG; encoded by the coding sequence ATGAAAGTAAAAGTAAGTAGAAAAGCACATTTTAACGCAGCCCATCGTTTATATAGAAAAGATTGGGACGACAATAAGAACACTGAAATTTTTGGTAAATGTAATAACCCTAATTTCCACGGACACAATTATGAACTAGTTGTAAGCGTTACTGGTGAGATAGATGCTGAAACCGGTTTTGTTATGGATATGAAGGTGTTAAAAGATCTGATCAAAGTAGAGATTGAAGACTATTTAGACCATAAGAATTTAAATATTGAAGTACCCGAGTTTAAAACTTTAAATCCAACAGCAGAAAACATTTCGGTAATCATATGGCAGAAGTTAAGACCACATATTCAAAAATCACACGATTTAGAAGTGGTGCTTTATGAAACGCCAAGAAATTTTGTAACCTTCTCTGGATAA
- a CDS encoding type I phosphomannose isomerase catalytic subunit produces the protein MHPLKFRPILKERLWGGTKLKEVFGKPIESDITGESWELSTVKGDISVVANGSLAGKSLQDLIESNAEELLGKSVVERFGKEFPILIKFIDAKQDLSIQLHPNDALAKERHNSFGKTEMWYIMDADPKAELIVGFNKDVTKEEYAESIDNDTLLDLLNYEEVKEGDTFFINTGKIHAIGAGVMLAEIQQTSDVTYRVFDFNRKDKDGNLRELHTELALDAVDYEKKDDFKVSYGHEKNEVNTMVDCPYFKTNFIELTENLDLDTTQRDSFTIFMCVGGEAKISTAEGEVSIKSGETALLPASTQKISLKSTGAKLLEVTI, from the coding sequence ATACATCCTCTGAAATTTAGACCAATTTTAAAAGAAAGACTTTGGGGCGGTACCAAGCTTAAAGAAGTTTTTGGTAAACCTATAGAAAGTGATATTACCGGCGAAAGTTGGGAGTTGTCTACGGTTAAAGGTGATATTTCTGTTGTTGCCAATGGCAGCTTAGCAGGCAAGTCACTTCAAGATCTTATAGAATCGAATGCAGAAGAGCTTTTGGGTAAAAGTGTTGTAGAACGCTTCGGAAAAGAATTTCCTATTCTGATAAAGTTTATCGACGCCAAACAAGATTTGTCTATTCAACTGCACCCAAATGATGCCTTGGCGAAAGAACGTCATAATTCTTTCGGTAAGACTGAGATGTGGTACATTATGGATGCTGACCCTAAAGCAGAACTAATTGTTGGTTTTAACAAAGATGTTACCAAAGAAGAATACGCTGAAAGTATTGATAATGATACCTTGCTTGATCTTCTTAATTATGAGGAAGTTAAAGAAGGTGATACCTTTTTTATAAATACAGGTAAAATTCATGCTATTGGGGCAGGGGTGATGTTGGCAGAAATTCAACAAACATCTGATGTTACCTATCGTGTTTTTGATTTTAATAGAAAAGATAAAGATGGTAACCTTCGAGAATTACATACAGAACTAGCACTAGATGCCGTTGATTACGAGAAGAAAGACGATTTTAAAGTTTCTTACGGTCATGAAAAGAATGAGGTGAATACCATGGTAGATTGTCCTTATTTCAAAACTAACTTCATAGAGCTTACAGAGAATTTAGATTTAGACACTACACAAAGAGATTCATTTACAATATTTATGTGTGTTGGTGGTGAGGCTAAAATCAGTACTGCTGAAGGAGAAGTCTCTATAAAAAGTGGAGAAACGGCATTATTACCTGCTTCAACACAGAAGATTTCTTTAAAGTCTACCGGTGCAAAACTATTAGAAGTTACTATTTAA
- a CDS encoding DUF4369 domain-containing protein: MKKILFVITALLALSSCGDNPEETMIVNGKIKGLKKGTLYLQHVPDSVLVTVDSVAINGDGNFSFKTKLMSPEIFYLYLDKKDNNDINDRITFFAEPGTTTINTDWNTFDTTAKITGSESQEKFEEYKQTMTGINKRNVEIMMKAAQPENQTSQLSIDSLANISNRNTQRGYAFAINFALNNKSSFIAPYIALKEIPDANIKYLDSIYSVLSPEVAESKYGKELAEALKKN, from the coding sequence ATGAAGAAAATACTATTCGTTATTACCGCACTATTGGCATTAAGCTCATGTGGCGATAACCCAGAAGAGACGATGATCGTAAACGGTAAAATAAAAGGACTAAAAAAAGGGACTCTTTATTTACAACATGTACCTGACTCTGTTCTAGTTACTGTTGATTCGGTTGCCATAAACGGAGATGGAAATTTTTCTTTCAAGACCAAATTAATGAGTCCTGAGATATTCTACTTATACCTAGATAAAAAGGACAATAACGACATTAACGACCGTATTACTTTCTTTGCTGAACCAGGCACAACTACTATCAATACAGACTGGAACACCTTTGATACTACTGCTAAAATAACAGGTTCTGAATCTCAAGAAAAATTTGAAGAATACAAGCAGACCATGACAGGCATCAATAAAAGGAATGTTGAAATAATGATGAAGGCTGCCCAACCAGAAAATCAAACTAGCCAATTAAGCATAGATTCTTTGGCGAATATTAGCAATAGAAATACGCAAAGAGGTTATGCGTTTGCGATTAACTTTGCCTTAAACAATAAATCGTCGTTTATAGCGCCTTACATAGCGTTAAAAGAAATACCCGATGCAAATATCAAATACTTAGATTCTATCTACAGCGTGCTTTCACCAGAGGTTGCTGAATCGAAATATGGTAAAGAATTGGCTGAAGCATTGAAAAAAAACTAA
- a CDS encoding DUF819 domain-containing protein, whose protein sequence is MPYLFAQPLITNDTVVFGLLALCLGFIFYTSSLKTGFWSKFYSIVPAVLMCYLLPAILTSTGIVSDEISNLYFMASRYLLPAALVLMTLSIDIKAISNLGSKAIIMFLTGSAGIIIGGPIAILIVSIFSPDTVGGNDFDAIWRGLSTIAGSWIGGGANQAAMLEIFQYNPEKYGGMVLIDIVVANVWMAIVLLGVGKTKQIDKWLKADTSAIETLKIKVTEFTEKITRVPTLNDYIIMLSLAFTAVGLAHFFGDNISSFLTKNFESVSDQKSFLSFLGSAFFWMVVIATGLGIALSFTKAKNYEGAGASKIGSVFIYILVATIGMKMDLNKVLENPGLIAVGFIWITIHAGLMILVAKLIRAPYFFLAVGSQANVGGAASAPVVAAEFHPSLTSVGVLLAVLGYVVGTGGALLCAYLMEVASSL, encoded by the coding sequence ATGCCATATCTTTTTGCACAACCTTTAATTACTAACGATACCGTAGTATTCGGATTATTGGCGCTATGCCTAGGTTTCATCTTTTACACCTCAAGTTTAAAAACCGGGTTTTGGAGTAAGTTCTACTCTATTGTGCCGGCTGTACTGATGTGTTATCTATTACCAGCAATATTGACCAGCACCGGTATTGTCTCTGATGAGATTTCAAATTTATACTTTATGGCAAGTAGGTATTTACTACCTGCAGCACTTGTTTTGATGACTTTAAGTATAGACATTAAAGCAATTTCCAATTTAGGATCAAAAGCTATTATTATGTTTTTGACCGGTAGCGCAGGTATCATTATCGGCGGGCCAATTGCTATTCTTATTGTTTCTATATTTTCTCCCGATACCGTTGGTGGCAATGATTTTGATGCTATTTGGAGGGGTTTATCTACTATCGCAGGTAGTTGGATCGGTGGTGGTGCCAACCAAGCTGCTATGTTAGAAATTTTTCAATACAATCCTGAAAAATATGGAGGGATGGTATTGATTGATATCGTTGTTGCCAATGTGTGGATGGCTATTGTTCTTTTAGGTGTTGGTAAGACCAAACAGATTGACAAATGGTTAAAGGCGGATACTTCTGCTATTGAAACATTAAAAATAAAAGTAACGGAGTTTACCGAGAAAATTACTCGTGTACCTACTCTAAACGATTACATAATCATGCTATCGTTAGCCTTTACAGCAGTTGGTCTAGCACATTTTTTCGGAGACAATATCAGTTCCTTTCTTACCAAGAATTTTGAATCTGTAAGCGACCAAAAAAGTTTTCTTTCGTTCTTAGGCTCTGCTTTCTTTTGGATGGTGGTTATTGCCACCGGTTTAGGTATAGCGCTATCATTTACCAAAGCAAAAAATTACGAAGGTGCAGGTGCCAGTAAAATTGGCAGTGTGTTTATTTATATATTGGTAGCTACCATCGGTATGAAAATGGATTTAAACAAAGTACTTGAAAACCCAGGATTGATTGCTGTTGGTTTTATTTGGATTACAATTCATGCCGGATTAATGATATTGGTTGCAAAACTCATAAGAGCTCCATATTTCTTTTTAGCGGTAGGTAGTCAAGCGAATGTTGGCGGTGCGGCATCTGCACCTGTAGTAGCTGCTGAATTTCACCCGTCATTAACTTCTGTAGGTGTTCTATTAGCAGTTTTAGGGTATGTTGTAGGTACAGGTGGCGCTTTACTTTGTGCCTATTTAATGGAGGTAGCATCTAGCTTATAG
- a CDS encoding Cof-type HAD-IIB family hydrolase has protein sequence MKYKILCSDLDGTLLSTKSDVSLNAIEQIRKIKNETKIILVSARMPSAMWYIQEDLGITDQPIICYNGALVLSGNKELNSVFIPIDILNTIYELCAELEADLGLYYSNEWYVPKTSLRVEKEIKYTKSNPVFQDTEQTLQNWQERKIGAHKIMLMCTKTSADLLMPILQEKLGDSLNLYRSNDTLIEIAPESVSKLSAIKLLMQEHELLSDIIAFGDNYNDIEMLENVGCGVAVANARDEVKAISNYITLENTADGVAHYIANNLVY, from the coding sequence ATGAAGTATAAAATTTTGTGTTCAGATTTAGATGGCACACTACTTTCAACAAAAAGTGATGTTTCGCTAAATGCTATCGAACAAATACGTAAAATAAAAAATGAAACCAAAATCATACTTGTTTCTGCAAGAATGCCCAGTGCCATGTGGTACATACAAGAAGACCTAGGTATTACAGACCAACCCATCATTTGCTATAATGGGGCGTTGGTTTTATCAGGTAATAAAGAACTTAATTCGGTGTTTATCCCAATTGATATTTTAAATACGATTTACGAGTTGTGCGCGGAACTAGAAGCTGATTTAGGGTTGTACTATAGTAATGAATGGTATGTACCAAAAACCTCTTTACGAGTAGAAAAAGAAATCAAATACACAAAATCTAACCCTGTATTTCAAGATACCGAGCAAACATTACAAAATTGGCAAGAGCGTAAAATCGGTGCTCACAAAATCATGTTGATGTGTACAAAAACAAGTGCAGATTTATTAATGCCAATTCTACAAGAAAAACTAGGTGATTCGCTCAACCTATACCGTTCTAATGATACCCTTATCGAAATTGCACCAGAATCGGTATCGAAACTTTCTGCAATTAAACTACTCATGCAAGAGCATGAATTGCTATCAGACATCATTGCCTTTGGTGATAATTACAATGATATTGAAATGCTTGAAAATGTAGGTTGCGGTGTTGCCGTTGCTAATGCACGAGATGAAGTCAAAGCGATTTCAAATTATATAACATTAGAGAATACAGCAGACGGAGTAGCACATTACATAGCCAATAACTTGGTTTATTAA
- a CDS encoding DUF5916 domain-containing protein, which translates to MTKYLGTLVLILFCYSLHAQISDKSFVVKETNDKITPDGILDEPSWETADQANEFWQYFPLDTVQSKKQTDIKMMYDNNNLYVGITVYTAGNDYSIQSLKRDFRAGNSDNITLLFDTFNDGNNAFLFGINPYGVRREGLVSGGGLNLNGFTISWDVKWRGDSKIYDGYYTAEMVIPLTAFKFKEGETKWRFNSYRFDTQSNENSTWTNIPQNQNIYGLTFMGDMIFEKPLGKYSTPLTIIPYVNMGSQKDFELNEGNTKVNVGGDAKIAIGNSMNLDVTVNPDFSQVEVDNQVTNLTRFEVSLPEKRQFFIDNSDLFGSFGGGRDANPFFSRRIGIAKDTADNSIENKIIGGVRLSGKVNKGLRLGFLTLQTAEDLDEKIASNNNTMLALQQNVFGRSNIGMFFINRQTFEDYEFQDPDDRYNRVAGIDYNLISDNNVWNGKFYLHKSFAHNAGKANLSSGAFMQYNSRNWNFFEDVVYIGEDFRSDLGFIRRTDIFKSATMIERVFWPEDSALQSHSFQFFPVMTWSPENDFLHTDYDLMGAWESKFNDQSEINVSYTHSYTYLFDEFDPTDLDDAIPLPNEVGYHYNYVSLEYQSDSRKRFAYSISPTMGSFFNGDRFSVGAEMYLRFQPKVFLSLAMNYDKISLPEPYSSTDIWLISPKIDVTFSKSIFWSTLVQYSNQRDNLGFNSRLQWRFAPLSDLFIVYNDNYFVNSFEPKYRSINLKLTYWLNI; encoded by the coding sequence ATGACCAAATACTTAGGTACCCTAGTACTTATACTTTTTTGCTATTCTTTACATGCGCAAATTTCAGATAAATCATTTGTAGTAAAAGAAACAAATGATAAAATTACCCCAGACGGAATTTTAGATGAACCAAGTTGGGAAACTGCTGATCAAGCAAACGAGTTTTGGCAATATTTCCCCTTAGACACGGTACAGTCAAAAAAGCAGACCGATATAAAGATGATGTATGACAACAACAATCTTTATGTGGGTATTACTGTATACACAGCTGGTAACGACTATTCCATTCAATCTTTAAAACGAGATTTTAGAGCTGGCAATAGTGACAATATCACTTTGCTTTTTGATACGTTCAACGATGGTAACAATGCATTCCTTTTTGGTATCAATCCGTATGGAGTTCGGCGTGAAGGTCTAGTTTCTGGTGGCGGTCTAAATCTAAACGGATTTACCATTTCATGGGATGTTAAGTGGCGCGGAGATTCTAAAATTTATGATGGTTACTACACCGCAGAAATGGTCATCCCCTTAACCGCATTCAAATTTAAAGAAGGGGAAACCAAATGGCGTTTCAATAGCTATAGATTCGACACACAATCTAACGAAAATAGTACGTGGACAAATATTCCGCAAAATCAGAACATATACGGACTCACCTTTATGGGTGATATGATTTTTGAGAAACCGTTAGGTAAATACAGTACTCCCCTAACTATTATCCCTTATGTAAATATGGGTTCTCAAAAAGACTTTGAACTAAACGAGGGCAACACGAAAGTTAATGTCGGTGGCGATGCCAAAATTGCTATAGGTAATAGTATGAATTTAGATGTTACGGTAAATCCAGATTTCTCTCAAGTTGAAGTTGACAATCAGGTAACCAACTTAACTCGTTTTGAAGTTTCATTACCAGAAAAAAGACAATTTTTTATTGACAACAGCGATTTATTCGGCAGTTTTGGTGGTGGTAGAGATGCTAATCCGTTTTTCTCTAGACGAATAGGTATCGCCAAAGATACTGCTGACAATTCTATCGAAAATAAAATTATTGGTGGTGTTCGTTTAAGTGGTAAAGTAAATAAAGGACTTAGACTAGGCTTTCTAACTCTACAGACTGCTGAAGACCTAGATGAAAAGATAGCCTCCAATAATAATACAATGTTGGCATTACAACAAAATGTATTCGGGCGATCTAACATTGGTATGTTCTTTATCAATAGACAAACTTTTGAAGATTACGAATTTCAAGATCCTGATGACCGCTATAATAGAGTTGCAGGTATAGATTACAACCTTATTTCTGATAACAATGTCTGGAACGGTAAATTCTATTTACATAAATCTTTTGCCCACAATGCCGGGAAAGCAAATCTTTCTTCGGGTGCATTTATGCAGTATAATTCAAGAAACTGGAACTTTTTTGAAGATGTGGTTTACATCGGTGAAGATTTTAGGTCTGACCTTGGCTTTATTCGTAGAACAGATATTTTTAAATCGGCAACAATGATCGAGCGTGTTTTCTGGCCAGAAGATAGCGCCTTGCAAAGCCATAGTTTTCAGTTCTTCCCGGTTATGACATGGAGCCCCGAAAATGATTTTCTTCATACAGATTATGATTTAATGGGTGCTTGGGAATCGAAATTTAACGACCAATCAGAAATTAATGTTTCTTATACGCATTCATATACCTATCTTTTTGATGAATTTGACCCAACCGATTTAGATGATGCCATTCCCCTACCCAATGAAGTTGGCTATCATTACAACTATGTTTCATTAGAATATCAATCTGATAGCAGAAAGCGATTTGCATATTCTATATCACCAACAATGGGTAGCTTTTTCAATGGTGATAGATTCTCTGTAGGGGCAGAAATGTACTTGAGGTTTCAACCCAAGGTATTTTTATCGTTAGCAATGAACTATGATAAAATATCGCTACCAGAACCGTATTCAAGCACCGATATTTGGCTTATTAGCCCTAAAATAGACGTTACTTTTAGTAAATCTATTTTTTGGTCAACCCTGGTTCAGTATAGTAATCAACGTGATAATCTCGGTTTTAATTCTAGATTACAATGGCGTTTTGCTCCTTTGTCTGATTTATTTATTGTTTATAACGATAATTACTTTGTCAACTCTTTCGAACCAAAATATAGATCTATCAATCTTAAACTTACCTACTGGTTAAATATCTAA
- a CDS encoding Arc family DNA-binding protein, translating to MSKKKPFALRVNEEMLQAIEKWAADEFRSTNGQIEWILMKALKEAKREPKSNKPK from the coding sequence ATGAGTAAGAAAAAACCTTTTGCACTACGTGTCAACGAAGAAATGCTGCAGGCTATTGAAAAATGGGCTGCAGATGAGTTTCGTAGTACCAATGGGCAAATTGAGTGGATCTTAATGAAGGCTTTAAAAGAAGCTAAAAGAGAACCCAAATCAAATAAACCAAAATGA